The following coding sequences are from one Streptomyces dengpaensis window:
- a CDS encoding MFS transporter: MHDVRTVSAPSMLRLAAASLAGTAIEFYDFFIYGTAAALVLGPLFFPTFSPLAGTLAAFATFGVGFVARPLGSVLFGHIGDRRGRRPVLVASLLLTGAATVAVGCVPSYDRIGVAAPVLLLVLRFLQGLGLGGEWGGAVLLTAEHAPAERRGLWSSFPQVGPSLGFVLANGVMLVLSATLSDAQFAAWGWRVPFWAAGALAAAGLWLRSSLAESPRFLEMRDHARVPLAEVVRDHWRLVLLTAGGLAVGYAVFYAVTTWALAYGVERLGVSRTVMLACIMAAVVVMGSLTPLMALLGDRYGRRPLCLAGAAATALWMFPMVALLSTGEPLLMFLGFLVALIAFITMFAVIAAYLPELYEPRVRCTGAAVGYNLGGVLGGALTPIVATAVASGEGVPWGVAAYLTAIALLSLGCFALLPETRPVPRLAVVQATE, from the coding sequence ATGCACGACGTACGCACCGTAAGTGCGCCCTCCATGCTCCGGCTCGCGGCCGCCTCGCTCGCCGGGACAGCCATCGAGTTCTACGACTTCTTCATCTATGGGACGGCGGCCGCGCTGGTCCTCGGCCCCCTGTTCTTCCCGACGTTCTCACCGCTGGCGGGGACGCTGGCGGCCTTCGCGACGTTCGGCGTCGGGTTCGTCGCACGCCCTCTCGGCTCGGTGCTGTTCGGGCACATCGGGGACCGCCGCGGGCGACGACCCGTCCTGGTCGCCTCGCTGCTGCTGACCGGCGCGGCGACCGTCGCGGTCGGCTGCGTACCGTCGTACGACCGCATCGGTGTGGCCGCTCCCGTCCTCCTTCTTGTGCTGCGTTTTCTGCAGGGGCTCGGTCTCGGCGGGGAATGGGGCGGGGCGGTGCTGCTGACCGCGGAGCACGCGCCCGCCGAGCGGCGCGGGCTGTGGTCGAGCTTCCCGCAGGTCGGGCCCTCGCTGGGGTTCGTGCTGGCCAACGGCGTGATGCTGGTGCTGTCGGCGACACTGTCCGACGCGCAGTTCGCGGCGTGGGGGTGGCGCGTGCCGTTCTGGGCCGCGGGGGCGCTCGCGGCGGCGGGTCTGTGGCTGCGCAGTTCGCTCGCGGAGAGCCCGCGCTTTCTGGAAATGCGGGACCACGCGCGCGTGCCGCTCGCCGAGGTGGTGCGCGATCACTGGCGGCTCGTGCTGCTGACGGCCGGCGGACTCGCGGTCGGCTACGCCGTGTTCTACGCGGTGACGACCTGGGCGCTCGCCTACGGAGTCGAACGGCTCGGTGTGAGCCGTACCGTCATGCTGGCCTGCATCATGGCGGCCGTGGTGGTTATGGGCTCCCTGACGCCCCTGATGGCCCTGCTCGGCGACCGCTACGGGCGGCGACCACTGTGTCTGGCCGGCGCCGCGGCCACGGCGCTGTGGATGTTCCCGATGGTCGCGCTGCTGTCGACCGGCGAACCGCTGCTGATGTTCCTCGGCTTCCTGGTGGCGCTGATCGCGTTCATCACGATGTTCGCCGTGATCGCCGCTTATCTGCCGGAGTTGTACGAGCCCCGGGTGCGCTGCACGGGCGCGGCGGTGGGCTACAACCTGGGCGGCGTTCTCGGAGGCGCGCTCACGCCGATCGTGGCCACGGCGGTGGCGAGCGGCGAGGGCGTCCCGTGGGGCGTGGCCGCGTACCTGACGGCGATCGCGCTACTCAGCCTGGGGTGTTTCGCGCTGCTGCCGGAGACCCGGCCGGTGCCCCGACTGGCGGTTGTACAAGCGACCGAGTGA
- the uvrB gene encoding excinuclease ABC subunit UvrB codes for MRPVSKIERSVAPFEVVSSYQPSGDQPTAITDLEKRIRAGEKDVVLLGATGTGKSATTAWMIEKLQRPTLVMAPNKTLAAQLANEFRELLPNNAVEYFVSYYDYYQPEAYVPQSDTYIEKDSSINEEVERLRHSATNSLITRRDVVVVASVSCIYGLGTPQEYVDRMVNLKVGDEIDRDDLLRRFVDIQYTRNDVAFARGTFRVRGDTIEIFPVYEELAVRIEMFGDEIEALSTLHPLTGEVISDDTQLYVFPASHYVAGPERMERAVNDIEKELGERLAELEKQGKLLEAQRLRMRTTYDIEMLRQIGSCSGVENYSMHFDGREPGSPPNTLLDYFPDDFLLVIDESHVTVPQIGAMYEGDASRKRTLVDHGFRLPSALDNRPLKWEEFQERIGQTVYLSATPGQYELSRGDGQVEQIIRPTGLIDPEVVVKPTEGQIDDLVHEIRRRTEKDERVLVTTLTKKMAEDLTDYFLELGIQVRYLHSDVDTLRRVELLRELRAGEYDVLVGINLLREGLDLPEVSLVAILDADKEGFLRSGTSLIQTIGRAARNVSGQVHMYADKITPAMEKAIEETNRRREKQIAYNTERGIDPQPLRKKINDIVAQIAREDVDTEQLLGSGYRKSKDGKGAKAPVPALGKAAKSAKGKGKGEETVPTDRPAADLAEQIEELTERMRAAAADLQFEIAARLRDEVSEMKKELRQMKEAGLA; via the coding sequence ATGCGGCCCGTATCAAAGATCGAACGTTCGGTGGCGCCCTTCGAGGTCGTCAGCTCCTACCAGCCAAGCGGTGACCAGCCCACGGCCATCACCGACCTGGAAAAGCGCATCCGCGCAGGTGAGAAGGATGTCGTTCTGCTGGGCGCGACCGGCACCGGCAAGTCCGCCACCACCGCGTGGATGATCGAGAAGCTCCAGCGCCCCACGCTCGTCATGGCGCCGAACAAGACGTTGGCCGCCCAGCTGGCCAACGAGTTCCGCGAGCTGCTGCCGAACAACGCCGTCGAATACTTCGTCTCGTACTACGACTACTACCAGCCCGAGGCATACGTCCCGCAGTCGGACACCTACATCGAGAAGGACTCCTCGATCAACGAGGAGGTCGAGCGCCTGCGCCACTCCGCCACCAACTCGCTGATCACCCGCCGCGACGTGGTCGTGGTCGCCTCGGTCTCCTGCATCTATGGCCTCGGTACGCCGCAGGAGTACGTGGACCGGATGGTCAACCTGAAGGTCGGCGACGAGATCGACCGTGACGACCTGCTGCGCCGCTTCGTCGACATCCAGTACACGCGCAACGACGTGGCGTTCGCACGCGGCACCTTCCGCGTTCGCGGCGACACCATCGAGATCTTCCCGGTCTACGAAGAGCTGGCCGTCCGCATCGAGATGTTCGGCGACGAGATCGAGGCCCTTTCCACGCTGCACCCGCTCACCGGCGAGGTCATCAGTGACGACACCCAGCTCTACGTGTTCCCGGCGTCCCACTATGTGGCGGGCCCCGAGCGCATGGAGCGTGCTGTCAACGACATCGAGAAGGAGCTGGGGGAGCGCCTCGCCGAGCTGGAGAAGCAGGGCAAACTCCTGGAGGCCCAGCGCCTGCGCATGCGTACGACGTACGACATAGAGATGCTCCGCCAGATCGGCTCCTGCTCCGGCGTGGAGAACTACTCGATGCACTTCGACGGCCGCGAACCCGGCTCCCCGCCGAACACCCTGCTCGACTACTTCCCGGACGACTTCCTGCTCGTCATCGACGAGTCGCACGTCACCGTGCCCCAGATCGGCGCGATGTACGAGGGCGACGCGTCCCGCAAGCGCACCCTCGTGGACCACGGCTTCCGGCTGCCGTCCGCGCTGGACAACCGCCCCCTGAAGTGGGAGGAGTTCCAGGAGCGCATCGGGCAGACGGTCTACCTCTCGGCGACCCCGGGGCAGTACGAGCTCTCCCGCGGCGACGGCCAGGTCGAGCAGATCATCCGCCCCACCGGCCTGATCGACCCCGAGGTCGTCGTCAAGCCCACCGAGGGCCAGATCGACGATCTGGTGCACGAGATCCGCAGGCGCACCGAGAAGGACGAGCGCGTCCTGGTCACCACGCTCACCAAGAAGATGGCCGAGGACCTCACCGACTACTTCCTGGAGCTCGGCATCCAGGTGCGCTACCTCCACAGCGACGTCGACACCCTGCGCCGCGTCGAGCTGCTGCGCGAGCTGCGCGCCGGTGAGTACGACGTCCTGGTCGGCATCAACCTCCTCCGTGAGGGCCTCGACCTGCCCGAGGTGTCCCTGGTGGCGATCCTCGACGCCGACAAGGAGGGCTTCCTGCGCTCGGGCACCTCGCTGATCCAGACCATCGGCCGCGCGGCGCGCAACGTCTCCGGCCAGGTCCACATGTACGCCGACAAGATCACCCCGGCGATGGAAAAGGCCATCGAGGAGACCAATCGCCGCCGGGAGAAGCAGATCGCCTACAACACGGAGCGGGGCATCGACCCGCAGCCGCTCCGCAAGAAGATCAACGACATCGTCGCGCAGATCGCCCGCGAGGACGTCGACACGGAGCAGCTGCTCGGCTCGGGCTACCGCAAGTCGAAGGACGGCAAGGGAGCCAAGGCCCCGGTGCCCGCGCTCGGCAAGGCGGCCAAGTCCGCCAAGGGCAAGGGCAAGGGCGAGGAGACGGTGCCGACCGACCGTCCCGCGGCCGATCTCGCCGAGCAGATCGAGGAGTTGACCGAGCGGATGCGTGCCGCCGCGGCCGATCTCCAGTTCGAGATCGCCGCCCGGCTGCGCGACGAGGTGTCGGAGATGAAGAAGGAGCTGCGCCAGATGAAGGAGGCGGGCCTGGCCTGA
- a CDS encoding TerD family protein has translation MTVNMTKGQAISLQKNDGGTLTAVRMGLGWQAAPRRGLFGSRTREIDLDASAVLFADKQPVDVVFFRHLVSDDGSVRHTGDNLVGGVGQGGDDEAILVDLQRVPVHIDQIIFTVNSFTGQTFQEVQNAFCRLVDETNGDELARYTLAGGGQYTAQIMAKVHRAGPGWQMTALGTPANGRTFQDLMPAILPHL, from the coding sequence GTGACGGTCAACATGACCAAGGGTCAGGCCATCAGTCTGCAGAAGAACGACGGGGGCACCCTGACCGCGGTGCGGATGGGGCTCGGCTGGCAGGCGGCCCCCCGGCGCGGGCTGTTCGGCTCGCGCACCCGGGAGATCGACCTCGACGCCTCCGCCGTGCTGTTCGCGGACAAGCAGCCCGTCGACGTCGTGTTCTTCCGCCACCTCGTCAGCGATGACGGCTCCGTACGGCACACCGGTGACAACCTGGTCGGTGGTGTGGGCCAGGGCGGCGACGACGAGGCGATCCTCGTCGACCTGCAGCGCGTCCCGGTCCACATCGACCAGATCATCTTCACCGTGAACTCGTTCACGGGCCAGACGTTCCAGGAAGTGCAGAACGCGTTCTGCCGTCTGGTCGACGAGACCAACGGCGACGAGCTCGCCCGCTACACGCTGGCGGGCGGCGGACAGTACACGGCCCAGATCATGGCGAAGGTGCACCGCGCGGGCCCGGGCTGGCAGATGACGGCCCTCGGCACCCCGGCCAACGGCCGCACGTTCCAGGACCTGATGCCCGCGATCCTGCCGCACCTGTAA
- a CDS encoding TerD family protein gives MTAELVRGQNHPLSEARLEVRVSAGKPIVAGATLSDEQGKVRGVEWVAHPGAPTLPGLEVSKQAAADHRLAFDLDALPETVHRVTVLLALPSGGAGPVRFGAVAAPFVAVTGLDGREVASYTITGLDTESAVVALELYRRQGAWKVRAVGQGYAGGLAELLADQGLHEARQLAGSINEAVAQGLARSVAAPPPRTPDGDRSRQAATSAPGPDQPHTGPQIAAGDATPQQSPYDAPGPQGASAPQTGYQGAPAPSDPSAVTQPSAPAVGGGINYSHPGRQNAAPPPPPPTAPPAPPGQSAQPVAGDATGWSMEERLYNQVWGMFEDLARTAAAYRSAVDFADSRMEQELDKVLSDPRSRIGGQGDAAREVARAKHAQLVDQARMALDRDLAQLAAEAQVVEPALPAAYARWDNPVWHGYRVPMEIPMALRLGDLHLPESEDLSIPMLVRLPLERGLWIDSGRAGLDDALADSDQLRRLAMDTAVAHAARLLAVYPVGEFTVHVIDPAGSGASSLAPLVQSGVLDGAPGVGAAGVADVLAKLTQRVDLVQMAVRGGAADSLPPGLDTAEQLLIVNDFPHGFDDRAVTQLRYLADEGPAVGVHLMMVADRDDAAAYGPLLDPLWRSLLRLTPVADDHLADPWVGHAWTYEPALVPPGSQVLQQVLAQVAAARRSWNR, from the coding sequence ATGACGGCCGAGCTGGTCCGGGGGCAGAACCATCCGCTCTCCGAGGCCCGTCTTGAGGTCCGTGTTTCGGCCGGCAAGCCGATCGTGGCCGGGGCCACGCTCAGCGATGAGCAGGGCAAGGTCCGCGGCGTCGAGTGGGTGGCCCACCCGGGTGCGCCCACCCTGCCCGGACTCGAGGTGTCCAAGCAGGCGGCGGCCGACCACCGGCTCGCGTTCGACCTGGACGCCCTGCCCGAGACCGTGCACCGGGTCACTGTGCTGCTCGCGCTGCCGTCCGGGGGCGCAGGCCCGGTCCGGTTCGGCGCCGTCGCCGCCCCCTTCGTCGCCGTCACCGGCCTCGACGGCCGCGAGGTCGCCAGCTACACCATCACCGGCCTGGACACCGAGTCGGCGGTCGTCGCCCTGGAGCTCTACCGCAGGCAGGGTGCGTGGAAGGTCCGCGCGGTCGGCCAGGGGTACGCGGGCGGCCTCGCCGAACTCCTCGCCGACCAGGGCCTTCATGAGGCCCGGCAGCTCGCGGGCAGCATCAACGAGGCGGTGGCCCAGGGACTGGCCCGCTCGGTGGCGGCACCCCCGCCGCGTACGCCCGATGGGGACCGCTCACGACAGGCGGCCACCTCGGCGCCGGGACCGGACCAGCCGCACACCGGACCCCAGATCGCCGCTGGGGACGCAACGCCGCAGCAGTCCCCGTACGACGCGCCGGGTCCGCAAGGGGCCTCGGCGCCGCAGACCGGCTACCAGGGGGCCCCGGCACCGTCGGACCCCTCCGCCGTCACCCAGCCGTCCGCTCCCGCCGTCGGCGGCGGGATCAACTACAGCCACCCCGGCCGGCAGAACGCGGCCCCGCCCCCGCCCCCGCCGACCGCACCACCGGCTCCGCCCGGGCAGTCCGCGCAGCCCGTCGCGGGCGACGCGACCGGCTGGTCCATGGAAGAGCGGCTCTACAACCAGGTGTGGGGCATGTTCGAGGACCTGGCCCGTACCGCCGCCGCATATCGCAGCGCCGTCGACTTCGCCGACTCGCGCATGGAGCAGGAGCTCGACAAGGTTCTGTCCGACCCGCGCAGCCGGATCGGCGGACAGGGCGACGCCGCGCGCGAGGTGGCCCGCGCCAAGCACGCCCAACTGGTCGACCAGGCCCGCATGGCCCTCGACCGGGATCTCGCCCAGCTCGCCGCCGAGGCCCAGGTCGTCGAGCCCGCGCTGCCCGCGGCGTACGCGCGCTGGGACAACCCGGTCTGGCACGGCTACCGGGTACCCATGGAGATCCCCATGGCGCTGCGCCTCGGCGATCTCCATCTGCCCGAGAGCGAGGACCTGAGCATCCCGATGCTGGTCCGGCTGCCGCTGGAGCGCGGCCTGTGGATCGACAGCGGCCGCGCCGGCCTCGACGACGCGCTCGCCGACTCCGATCAGCTGCGCCGCCTCGCCATGGACACGGCGGTGGCACATGCCGCGCGGCTGCTCGCCGTCTATCCCGTCGGCGAGTTCACGGTGCACGTCATCGACCCGGCCGGTTCGGGAGCCTCGTCCCTCGCGCCACTGGTGCAGTCAGGGGTGCTCGACGGCGCGCCCGGCGTCGGTGCCGCGGGCGTGGCCGACGTCCTCGCCAAACTCACCCAGCGCGTCGACCTGGTGCAGATGGCGGTGCGCGGGGGAGCGGCCGACTCGCTGCCGCCGGGCCTCGACACCGCCGAGCAACTGCTGATCGTCAACGACTTCCCGCACGGCTTCGACGACCGCGCCGTAACGCAGCTGCGCTACCTCGCGGACGAGGGCCCGGCCGTCGGCGTCCATCTGATGATGGTGGCCGACCGGGACGACGCCGCCGCCTACGGGCCGCTGCTCGATCCGCTGTGGCGCTCGCTGCTTCGACTGACCCCGGTCGCCGACGACCACCTCGCCGACCCGTGGGTCGGGCACGCGTGGACATACGAGCCCGCGCTCGTACCGCCGGGCAGCCAGGTTCTCCAGCAGGTGCTCGCACAGGTGGCTGCGGCCCGCCGCTCCTGGAACCGCTGA
- a CDS encoding S66 family peptidase, whose translation MTMPSYPPKPSPGDRIAVISPSAGLPGLFPLPYELGLERLSMEYGLEPVEYPATRKMGSTPQERADDIHAAFADPTIKAVIASIGGDDQITVLPLLDRELIRANPKPFFGYSDNTNLLAYLGNTGIVGYHGGSVMCELGRPGAMDPLTAESLRAALFTSGPYELRPAQCFGDVDGPWEDPATFDSEPPMEPGNGWTWHRPERVVEGRSWGGNIEILSWLLMADREIARDPSVYEGHVLFLETSEDMPKADDVFWILRSMGERGLLRRFPALLMGRPKAWSFAQPNEADAKARYAREQREALLRAVDIYAPDMMVVVDVDFGHTDPQIVIPYGGALRVDGPARRITVTY comes from the coding sequence ATGACCATGCCTTCGTACCCTCCCAAGCCTTCACCCGGTGACCGGATAGCCGTGATCTCACCGTCCGCGGGACTGCCGGGGCTCTTCCCGCTGCCGTACGAACTGGGCCTGGAGCGGCTGAGCATGGAGTACGGCCTCGAACCGGTCGAGTATCCGGCGACCCGGAAAATGGGCTCGACCCCTCAGGAACGGGCGGACGACATCCACGCGGCGTTCGCCGACCCGACGATCAAGGCGGTCATCGCGTCCATCGGCGGCGATGACCAGATCACCGTGCTGCCGCTGCTGGACCGGGAGTTGATCCGCGCCAACCCGAAGCCGTTCTTCGGCTACAGCGACAACACCAACCTCCTCGCGTACCTGGGGAACACCGGAATCGTCGGCTACCACGGCGGGTCCGTCATGTGCGAGCTCGGCCGTCCAGGCGCCATGGACCCACTGACCGCCGAGTCGCTGCGGGCCGCGCTGTTCACGTCCGGGCCGTACGAACTGCGCCCCGCGCAATGCTTCGGTGACGTGGACGGCCCGTGGGAGGACCCCGCCACCTTCGACTCCGAGCCGCCCATGGAACCGGGCAACGGCTGGACCTGGCACCGCCCGGAGCGTGTCGTCGAGGGCCGCTCCTGGGGCGGCAACATCGAGATCCTGTCCTGGCTGCTGATGGCCGACCGCGAGATCGCCCGCGACCCTTCCGTGTACGAGGGCCATGTGCTGTTCCTGGAGACCTCGGAGGATATGCCGAAGGCCGACGACGTCTTCTGGATCCTGCGCAGCATGGGGGAGCGAGGGCTGCTGCGGCGCTTTCCGGCTCTCCTGATGGGCCGGCCCAAGGCGTGGTCCTTCGCGCAGCCCAACGAAGCCGACGCCAAGGCCCGTTACGCGCGGGAACAACGCGAGGCGCTGCTCCGCGCCGTCGACATATATGCCCCGGACATGATGGTCGTTGTCGATGTGGACTTCGGTCACACCGATCCGCAAATTGTGATCCCTTATGGGGGCGCCCTTCGCGTGGACGGCCCCGCCCGGCGCATCACCGTGACGTACTGA
- a CDS encoding TerC/Alx family metal homeostasis membrane protein, with protein MDASLTLWVLTILGLGALIAVDFFIGRKPHDVSIKEAGIWTVVWIVLAGLFGLGLLLFSGGQPAGEFFAGFITEKSLSVDNLFVFVLIMAKFAVPSQYQQRVLLVGVLIALVLRTIFIAAGAAIIASFAWVFYIFGAFLIYTAWKLIQEARADEEDEEYEENRLLKAAEQRFGVADRYHGTKLWIQQNGKRVMTPMLVVMLAIGTTDVLFALDSIPAIFGLTQDPYIVFTANAFALMGLRQLYFLIGGLLKKLVHLSYGLSVILGFIGVKLVLHALHESGVHVPEISIPVSLGVILAVLVVTTITSLIASKKQTAREETESAPKDSIEV; from the coding sequence GTGGATGCTTCTTTGACCCTGTGGGTCCTGACGATCTTGGGCCTTGGTGCCCTGATCGCGGTCGACTTCTTCATCGGCCGCAAGCCGCACGACGTTTCGATCAAGGAAGCCGGAATCTGGACGGTCGTCTGGATCGTCCTGGCCGGACTGTTCGGACTGGGATTGCTCCTCTTCTCCGGCGGCCAGCCCGCCGGAGAGTTCTTCGCGGGCTTCATCACCGAGAAGTCCCTGAGCGTCGACAACCTCTTCGTCTTCGTCCTGATCATGGCGAAGTTCGCGGTGCCCTCGCAGTACCAGCAGCGGGTGCTCCTCGTCGGTGTGCTCATAGCCCTCGTCCTGCGCACGATATTCATCGCAGCGGGTGCCGCGATCATCGCGAGCTTCGCGTGGGTCTTCTACATCTTCGGCGCGTTCCTCATCTACACCGCCTGGAAGCTGATCCAGGAGGCCCGGGCCGACGAGGAGGACGAGGAGTACGAGGAGAACCGGCTGCTCAAGGCCGCCGAGCAACGCTTCGGCGTGGCCGACCGCTACCACGGCACCAAGCTGTGGATCCAGCAGAACGGCAAGCGCGTCATGACGCCGATGCTCGTAGTGATGCTGGCGATCGGCACCACCGACGTGCTCTTCGCGCTCGACTCGATCCCCGCGATCTTCGGACTGACCCAGGACCCGTACATCGTCTTCACGGCCAACGCGTTCGCGCTGATGGGGCTGCGGCAGCTGTACTTCCTCATCGGCGGGCTGCTCAAGAAGCTGGTCCACCTCAGCTACGGCTTGTCGGTCATCCTCGGCTTCATCGGCGTCAAGCTCGTGCTGCACGCGCTGCACGAGTCCGGCGTCCATGTCCCCGAGATCTCCATCCCGGTTTCCCTCGGCGTGATCCTCGCGGTCCTGGTGGTCACCACGATCACCAGCCTGATCGCCTCCAAGAAGCAGACGGCGCGCGAGGAGACCGAGAGCGCTCCGAAGGACAGCATCGAGGTCTGA